The DNA sequence GTTTTTAGTCTTCCTATGAGGGATGGAAACTTGTTCATTCTCGTGTGTCTACAGTATTCCGCCCAGTTTTTAGTCTTCCTATGAGGGATAAAAGCCAAAGGTGCTTCTACGCTATTCGGTTATGTTGGCCAGGTTTCGGATTTCTAAAAAAAATAAGCTGCCGAAGAAATGTGACTTTCTCCGGCAGCTTATTTTGTTGTTATTGTGGCTTTAATTTCTATTTGTTATTTCCTCAAACCTTCCGTATCCGTAATTTGTCTTTGCTCCTATGCCTGCTTTGCAAAGCATCTGCTTTAGTTGTTTTTCTAATTCTCCAAAAACTGTGTCAGGTAACTCGCTTTTCGTACGGTCTTTCAAGATCGTAAATCTGAAAGTTCCGGCACAGACCGTAACGTATGTTACGGGAACGGGATTGTACCAGTCGTTTGGCGGATGGTCAGAGTTCATGTAATACGGCTGAAAATGGCTGTTTATTATATCTACGCCAAATTTCAAGTCGCTTATGGGTATGGCGTCCAAAAATATCAGGCAACCCTTTATATTTTCTGATTCCCCATTTTCGCCCCCCTTTATGTCCTCACCAAAAAGCTCTTTGAAATATTCAACTAAATGGTTATTGCTTTTAAGATAATGCGCCAGACAGCCCTTTATTGCACTATTGGGTATTACTGGTATGCCATAGTTTCTTGAAAAGGTCATGCCGACTTCAAGGGCCGATGGGTTGCCCGAACCGACGAGCAGCTTGCCTTTGAGTCTAAAATTTAAATCACAGACCTTGCTCATTTTGGATCCTAGATTATTAATTAAATAATCTAATTTATTGCACAATATACTAAATGGATTTCGATCGCCCTCTTTTGTCATTCTTTGCAGTTTACTGTTTAAGTGTTTGGCTAATTCTAGAGCAAGGTTTCTTTCATCCCTGTTGTGATTTTCAAAAACCCTCCTGTTGTTTGGCTCCAAAAAGAAATACTTATCCCAGTAAAGGCCAAGATTGAGGCTGTCGGGCAGGTGATCAAAGGGGTAGGTCATTTTTTATCACCGCCAAAGTATATCTCGGCGTAGCGTTTAAGCCAGCTTGCGCCGTCGATGGCAGCTAGCTGGGCGTTTAGGTATTCGGCGGCGGTCAGAGATTTGTTTGTCATTGATTCGCTAAATATCCGGGCGCTGAAATCTTTCATATCGGCCTTTAAACCTATAAGCTCATCTAAATGCTTTATAGCCTCGTCGAAACCTTTTTTCTTCAAAAAAAGCAGCGTTGCCGCGATGCCGTTTCCAATGATCATGCTGCCAAGCCCTCTTACGGTCCTTAGGTAATCTTCCCTGCGCTTTTCTTCAACGCTTTTGACCATGGCCATTGCCTTATAAGCCATCTCGAGGTTTTTATGTATCACTGTTTGTCACCTTCCCGGCCAAAAAGGGTTACCCAAACCATGCCCTTGCCTACCGTCTCTTTACCTCCTATGTTTATCAGTTGCCCATCAATCGCATCGTTTAATTTACCAAGTATGCCTTCATTGGCATATACAGTCGGCCTTGCAACGAAATACATGGCTGTGTCCTGCGGAAGATACTCTTCATACCAAAGCGCTCTTTCTTCGGTTGTGCCGCTTTCGCTCAGCCTTATCCTTGGGACGACTTCCGTCATGGTCGCTACTATCTGCGAAAACAGGTTATCGCTTACGATGACCACGTCTTCTGTAAGCTTATTTTGAAGATACTCGATGGGGGCACACTTCGATATGGATTTAAATATGTCGGCCATAATTTCTTTTTCGTTTTGATTTTTCAGGGAGTCAAGGGCAATTTCTTCCAGCCATACCTTTTCATTTCTTGAAACATTGCCCAGGCAGAAGGCCTTTTCGTCGCTCAGTTGGGGGAGCAATTTGTTGAGCCGGTTTAATTTTTCTTTATAATAGCAGCTGCCCGAATCAGGTGTGTCGCTGCTGCTTGTGTTTTTTGAATCCAAAGCGTCTAAAAACCTTGACATGACCAGAGGACAGGTAACCCATACGAACAGCTTATCAGGATTTCTTACGGGAAAAAGCAATATCTTCGCCTCGGAAAAGGCGACATTGCCGGGTTTGCTGTTGGCGCTGCCTTCAATCTCGCTCCCAAAAATCTCTTCTACCTGGTCTGAATGACTTATCCTGCAATACGACCGCAATGCTCCCTTAATGCCCTGAATGACCGGAAAGCGCGTCTTTCGTTCCCTTTGTATGGGAAGGTCGATACTGCCTATCTCCGGCCCGCTGCCAGCGTGTAGCTGTGTTTCTGCATATAGCAAATATACCGCTTTATCTTGCATAACCTTCATTCCTCCCCCCTAAAGCTTTCCCATTTCATGGAAATGAATCTTCCAAATCCGAAGTCCTTTAACTTACTGTTAAGCGATGATTCGTTACTCGGTATTCCTTTTAAATAGTAAACAGTCCCTGGGCCAGCTGCATGGTATATTGGCTTCGGTTTGCTATTAACCATATCCCAGCCGCTTACGGCCACTTTTTTGCTGCCGGCTATAGCGACTATTTCGGTCTGTCCTACTTTTCCGGATGCAGGTGCAATGCCCCCGTCAAGCAGGGCAGGGGTTATGAGCGATATTGCTGTATTTTCACCGGATGTCGAAAGGTCTAAGGCGGCAGTTTCAAGCTCTTTCATATAAACTTTTGCCCAACGCTGTTTAGATCCTAAAAATACGCCCTCTATGCGAACCTTGCAGATGAGATCAACAGTTTCTTCGTCCTCGGTGAGCATGAAGAACCCACCGCGGTTAAACCTATAAAAGGTCAGCGTATAAAGCAAATGCCTAGCTGCACGCTTTATCCCTTTTTCGATGCCTATTCCAAAACGGGATTCCACGGATATCTTGGGTTTAGATAGCTTGAAAGTCATGCCACAATGCAGGTTCTCAAGGTCTTTAAGCTCTATGTAGCTTTCATCCGCTTCCTCGGCACCTTCGAATTCCGGTATCCAGGGCAGACAGTTAAGATTTAGGTCGTCATCACATAAAAACTTTTTGTCCTGATTGTCCACTTTTATCAGAGGCATGGTCTTATATGTCAGTTCATTTCCAATTTTGACGCGATATATATTCTTGGGCGCTGGGAAATAATGCCTAAATGTGTTGCCATCTGGACTGTCGTATTCAAATATGAAGGGGCCAAAAAGTCTGAGCTTTCCGGCATTTTGCGCGTCTCCGATGATTTCTTGCTCTTCGGTGGTAAGTTGTGCCATCTTTCCATAAGGAAGTTTTATGCCCCAATTTTTCATGAGTGCAGTCCTGAGCGCCCCGTAAAAGGGGAAAGGCGACGGGAATCGGCTTTCTACGCGGTCGGAGGCGCTAAACCTGCGGTTTTCCTTGAAGGCCACCCAATCTTCCGGTTCGAAATAGATAGCCCACAGCTTCATCGCTCATCACCACGCTTCATAAGCCTTAATGTCAAAAGAAGATCTATTGGGGCCTTTAAAGCCGTCTCTATGTCAGGCATTTCCTTTATATCCTCGCTTGATATCTTCTTATGCTGCCTAAAGACAGCTCCAATAAAACGCTTTAAGTTTTCTTTGAGCTTTCCCAACTCTTCAGCTTTATCTTTTTCCTTGGCTTGTATGGATCTTGATATGACGTAATCTGTCAGTTTGTCGATATCCTCTTCGAAGAGGGGCAGATCCGGACACAGTAGTTTGTAAATGCTTCTGTGGGATATGTTTAGGTCAGTCATACCTTTGATGATATCAACCGCAACTTGCGCCGTATCGTTCACGTCATCGTAGCCCCATTTGGATCCGACCGTCACCATCTGGCCTGATCGCCTCATCAGCTTAATGGCAAAGGCGTTGCGCCCCAGCACTTCCTTTGCATGTTTTTCCGCTTCTTTGGCAAGTTTTACGGCAAACTGCAGGGGGGATTTGTAGTGTGCTACAGCTATCCCCGCGCTCATCGTGGCGCTTGAACCCATTAGGGGAGCGATGGGTTTGCCTTTTGTCCAGAGGGCTTCCTGGTCCGTGTGGTACGTTTTATTGCCGTATTTGATCTCAATCTTTTCATTTCCTGAGTAAAGCTTTCTTATTTTGTTGGCACACTCCAAAGCGTTTACGGCAGGCAGCAAGGCCATAACATCGTCTCCGCCACAGTAAACCAGCATGCCGTCGTATTCCGATATGACAGCTTCAACGAGGGAGGAAAAGACCGACAGAGTACGTGAAAGGCCCCTGTGGTACGATGGCTGAACGGGCTTTAATTTCGAAATGACGTCCCAAATCTTATTTAAGTCTCTGCTGGCCTTGAAAGCATCCCTTACCTTTGAATGGGTAAAGACGTCAAGGTTTGGCGCCTTGTCACCGCTGACCCATTCACCCATCCTATCTCCGTCCATAAGCAGTATGGCAATGTAGTCGTTTTTGTCTGATCCGTTTTTATGGGCCACGTCTAGAGTCGATTCGTAGCGTATTTCCTTTGACAATACCGTGGCAAGCACTCTTTTTACCGAATTTAACGCGCCGAGCATATCCCTTTTTTCGTCGCCTTGTTCGTCTTTTTCCATGAAAATCGTGCATGCCTTTACGTTGCCCCCAAAATCGTCAGCCTGACTGATTCCGGAAAGGCTGGAGTCATCGCAGAAGGGTTTAAAACGCCTAATTTTTTTTACGGCGGCGAGCTTGGACGTAAGTATCCGGTAACTGTAACGGTAATAGGTGCCTTTATTAGGCTTGTAACCGCCTAGTTTGCCAATATCGTCTAAGACCTTTTGATATTCTTCTGCTCCCGAGCCGGTGAAGAATTTTTTGACTTCATCTACTGCATTCTTTGGGTCAAGCAGCGGATAGCTTACGGCCGATATGTTGGGAAAGATCTCCGCTTGGTGGGGAAAGGAATCTTTATTAAAATCAGCGACATATTGCACTCTGCCTGACCCTTGGCCTGCCCGATCCTTTTGTCGGATGATTTCACTGCAGGCGTCATTGCAGATTTCCATCCAGGAAGACGTCACGGCTTCTTTGCATTCACTTAAAATTACATCCACATTCCCTGTAGGAACGACGGCGACGAATATGTTTGGCAGTGAAGCCACTTTGTCGCTCATAGGCGGCAAGGTGCAAAAATTTCCCATTTTGACGCCCAAGCATTTTTCCAATGTGTCCTTCACGAAAGGTATGCCTCTAAGATAGGGGTAAATTATGGCATCAAAGCCGTAGTTAAGCCCGACTTTTTCGATTGCCTTGTAAATTAGATAAGAAAGCAGATAGCTTCCGGCCCAAAGGTCCCTCGTTTTTCTGGCCTGCGCTATCAACTCCTGAACGGGGCCTATGGCCACTGCTATTAGCGACGCTTCAACATAGTTGCCCTTTACGCATGGCGTTAAGGCTGCAGTGGTGTCAAGATGATCTATGATAGAGTGGTTAGGAATGCGGCTGTCTGCCGGGATGAACTGCGCCATGTCTGTCAAATAGGGTAAGTTCCACCATACGGCGTGATATGTTTTCTCGTAGTCGATCCCGTCAGTGCCTTTGTTTTGGTCGATCAGATCTGAAACAAGATCGACGTAATCAGCATTTGCGTTGTTTAATTTGCTTTTTATGTCGTCTGAAAGCTTTTTGCTGGAAAAAGGATGTATTATCTCGATTTCATCAGGAGCTATTCTTATTTGTTCTCCTGCTTTTTTGTAGGGGTTTTCGAAGGGCAGAGGGAGCCTGTCCATGCTGCTTGCTATGGGGTCTTCCGGACCACGGCTGTATTCTATGTTCAGCTTGGCAGCAATCTTTTGAGCCTTGTCTTCGTGATTCTTTACATCCAAGACCTTTCCAAGAGGATCATGGAAGAGGGCCGACAGTTTGGCCTTCCAAAATTCCCGTTTATCGTCCGTCTGATTGTCGGTCATCGAGGATCACCTCCCCCCTTGGGAAATTTTTTCTAAAATTTCTTTGAGCTTTTTAAAATCTTCGTAGGCAGTAATGGTAAAATCTTCGTTAATTGAACATTGCGTGCTTTTGTTTTCGGATTGATTTGAGTTATTTGGACCTGAATGATTGTCAAAACTTACTTCCCTTTCAAGAATAATCCCGTCATCCAATCTTTTATTGGTCATTTGGCTTGGCAGGATAAGAAAGACGGGAAACCATTTGTCATTTCGCCTGTGAATGGATACAAATAGGGGAGAGGCTTTTCTTCCCGTTTCATCGTCGGCAAGGCCGGCCAGAGAAGAGTAGATAGTAATCTTAAGTTTGTTAAAATCTTTAATTTTGGTTTTCTTAGGTTTCAAGTTGTAGTATTGCAGGGGCAAGCCAAGGATAGTTGGGGGAATTTTTACCTTTTCTTTTTCTTTTTGTCCTTCCAGTGCGGATATCAGATCATTGATACAATCACGTGACTCGCATTTGCGCAGCTCTTGTTTTGCCTGAGGATATAACCCTTTGTGGTCTTTAGTGGTTTTATACAGTCTTTCAAAAAGAAATTTTGTACTTTGACAACTTAAATTGTGGGGAACGTAGATAATATTATCCGTAAAGTTGGGAAACTCAGGTACATCGTTAAATTTAGTTTGTTCTAAAATAAAACTGCTATCTTTGTGTCTTTCATTATATGTTTCAGCAAATTTACTTATTGAATTTGCAACTTCGTTGATAAATTTTTTAACGCAAGCCTCATCGCTATTTTTGGCACAGAAAAACGAATCCCTGGAAAATGTTGCTTCTTGCGAGCCATCGTCGCCTGTTATTTTTATTATCTCGAACTCGCCAAATCCCTTTCTGGTCTTTGCGCCAAAGCCCGAAAAGACTGAGACGAGCTTTAGCAACCCCTGTAAAATAGGCCAAACACTTTCATCTTTTATGAAAAATGTGATATTAAGCGTAGAATTAGCCGGTAAAAAGCTGTACATGTGCTCATTTTCAGAGCTTGAGTCGTATAATCCGTAAAGGGCATAATTTACATTTTCAAATCTGAATTTTTTGGGTCGTGAATTTGTGGATTCAGCATTTTTATCAAAAGTACCAAAAATGTTCGAGAAAAACTTACATTTCTTATCTTCTTTGTTAAAAAACCCAATCGGCTTACCGCGATCATTCCATTCCACCGTTAGCCCGAAAGGTGCCTTAACATCCTGGGAGCCGAAAATCAGCGATTCAATAAGTTTTAAGCCGTCGTAATTTTTGTCATTGCCTTTTTGATTGTAGCGCTTTGAATCCATTTTTTCGTCTTTGTCGTCCTTGGTTGTTTTAAGCTTATGTACATCGATTACAAGAGGAGCAACAGCCCTAAACCAAAACCTCAATACGCCCTTGACGCTTTGCGGTCGCAATTCAAAGGGGTATACAGATGCGTTGGCATTTTTATCATAAATCGGCTCTTCTGCTCCGCGGGAAAACATCGGTGTTACCACTTTACACGTCACGATCTTTTGAGACAAACGCGATCACCACCTAAATTTGCATTTACATGCGAACATACTTTTACCACTCTTAATGGCATCAAACTTTAGGAAGCTTCAATACCTCGCCAATAACATAGGGATTTTCATCCTGTTCTTTGCGGGAACGTCTGTCTACTGCTATGACATGTTTTGTTGGAATTCCAAGATGTCTGAGTTCTTCTCCGATCCTTTCGGCGATATAGCCTAGTAAAGATGTACCACCCGTCAGGTTGATGGTAACTTCGTCGACCTCCTGCTCTTTTAAAAATGCGCTTATCTCGTCCAGCACTCGTTTGACTTCGCCGATTCCCTCAAAGGGGTCTTTTACCGTTACCACGCTGACATTTCCGCTAAAATCGGCCTTTTGGGTGATTTCTTTAACGTTATCTTTTAATTCCTCAGAGGTAAGCACGACAAGCGCGTCAGGTTTTCCGTGATTTAGTATCGTATAAAGAGCACCCTTTGCGTTGCCCATTGGGGAGATTACGGCTTTTTTCCGGGTGTCAAAGCAAAGTTGTTTTTTAAACTCCTCGATTGCCCGGTCTACATCTTGATCTGCTATTTCTTTAAGGCGCTTTTCTAGTTTGTCCATTCCCGGCGGATTGCTGTCGCTAAAACCAAAATGGGCCACATGGTTTCTTGCATCACGCAGTATATTATCTTCATTTGGCAATCTTATGGATTCGCGGTCTTTTCTGTCCAGCGGGTTTAATTTTACTCCTGCACATATATAAGAAAATAATTTTAAATTGATGCGATATTCCCTAGCCAGTCTGACGGCCATTCCGTAGTCTTGCGTTGCAATGTAAAACTTTATAAGCTGCCGTTCCGCCTCAAGTTCGTTTTTGTCGATTATCACTTCACTATTTTTTGTGTCCAGCTTTTCGTATTTTTCTATGATCTTTTTTATTAATGGTTCAAGCTCGGGGATGCATCTTTTGATCTCGTCGTGAACTTTGCTTGTTTTGTATGCCACATGGGCCATGAATCTATTTAAAGATTTCCGAATCATGCGTATGGATCCCAATCTAAGAGCTCGCGACAGTTCGCTTAATTCGCTATTAAGCTTAGAAAGTTCCAACGGAAGGTTCTTTTTGTCTGTAACGCCGCATGTATGACAATCTTTGTTTCTTTTTTCTACCAAATCGCCCAGCAATCCGCTAAATCCGTATTCCCTAAACTCCCTTGCGGCGAAAAGCCATTCGGCCATCCCTATGATGGACGTTAAATTAAGGCACTCCGTAGAAGATGTAGTATTGTTGTATTGTCCGTATACGACGGTTACGTCCGCGTTTTTAGCCTCTTTGGCATAAAGAGATATAACTACGGCCATGATCGGGATGGACCTAAACGAATGGGTAGTGTCTATAAAGACCTTTTCGCCGTATTCTATAACATCGAGCATTTTGGCAACTAGGTCCGGGGGATTTGCTTCGGGGTTGGCTGATATGGATACATGATCATATTGTATTTGATGTTCATCTAAATATGATTGTGCTGTTTTCCAGTTAGGGCTATTTTCCGATTCTTCGGTAAGAAAAAATATAATTTTTAGGTTTTCCTGCGATTTTATCCTGCGAAAGCATTCGGCAAGAGCAATGGGGAAAATGGGATACCCCATTTCAAAACTTCCCTTAGCACCTTTTTCGAAAACGTTATACTTAATGCTGATTTTGCTTGTGTTGTAACTACCGGTTCCAAGAAATGTCAGAATTTTAGCCAATCAACACATCGCCTCCTTATTACATTTCATGCTAATGTAAATAGATATATTTGAGCTGATATTTAAAGTATACTAAGATTACTTCGTTAGACATAGTATATTATACAAGCCAACGGAGGGTCAATATGCAAGTTATCGAAGTTGCATAATAAAATTTTCAAAGTAGATCTGGTTGCGCAATGTACCAAAAGCATAATTATGGCCAAGTCCCAATGACAAACTGTGTCGATCCCCGGTAGTGCATAAATCCCTGGGGATCGACACAAGCTAAAACCAGCCATAAATTCGTCAACCATCGAATGTCTTTATAGTACAAAAGTGATTTGACTATTACATCGGCATGTTTTATACTTGCATCAGCAATCACATATCAAACGAGTTTTTAGTCTTCCTATAAGGGATGGAAACACCATCCGTCCTTGTGCCTGCCATCGGCGTCGAATCCAGGTTTTTAGTCTTCCTATAAGGGATGGAAACAATGAACTGATAGAGGGGGGCAGTTTAGATGAGCGAAAGTTTTTAGTCTTCCTATAAGGGATGGAAACCTGCATTCGTTTTCATGCAACGGTTGATGCTCTTTTGGTTTTTAGTCTTCCTATAAGGGATGGAAACACATAAGGATTATCAACGTTCTTGACCCGTCAATAGTGTTTTTAGTCTTCCTATAAGGGATGGAAACTGCCGCCCGTACCTCCAAGCTCCGCCTTCGATTTCAAGTTTTTAGTCTTCCTATAAGGGATGGAAACTCTCCCTTGCGGCCCTAAGTGAAGGTAAGTCGTCTGGGTTTTTAGTCTTCCTATAAGGGATGGAAACTTGCATTTCTGAAAAACTCGGCAGTTTTTCTCTGAGTTTTTAGTCTTCCTATAAGGGATGGAAACACTCCGCAATTTATAGCGCTCATATTGGTATCCCTCGTTTTTAGTCTTCCTATAAGGGATGGAAACACGAATGGCGAAAACGAAGAGCCGAGGGAGGTGAGCAGTTTTTAGTCTTCCTATAAGGGATGGAAACATCTTAATGTCTCTTCAACAGGATACACCACTTCTAGTTTTTAGTCTTCCTATAAGGGATGGAAACCTGATGGCCCCTATTTTTTCCAGTTCCGCAAGCCATGTTTTTAGTCTTCCTATAAGGGATGGAAACCCCTTTCAAGCTCCGACAGGTCGGCACCGAATGAATGTTTTTAGTCTTCCTATAAGGGATGGAAACTCGGCATCACGAAGATAGCCTATGATCTCGACCATGTTTTTAGTCTTCCTATAAGGGATGGAAACTGATCTCGACCATCCTGTGATGCCGAATACAGTCCCCGGTTTTTAGTCTTCCTATAAGGGATGGAAACAAGAAAAAACAGGTAGGAACGGAAAGTGTAACTGCGTTTTTAGTCTTCCTATAAGGGATGGAAACAAAGTTGAGCCTCTCTCGATGCGTTAATAATGTCATGTTTTTAGTCTTCCTATAAGGGATGGAAACCGGCATAAACCCGAGGGGCGGGATATTTCTCACGAAGAGTTTTTAGTCTTCCTATAAGGGATGGAAACCCATGTAATATTTGGGATATGTTTTGCCTCCTGCAAGTTTTTAGTCTTCCTATAAGGGATGGAAACCAGCGGGCGTGTAAAGAAAGCAGGGCAGGCCCCAGGGTTTTTAGTCTTCCTATAAGGGATGGAAACCTGTCGCCATCTTTATGCCCTCCCTTTATGCTTTTAGTTTTTAGTCTTCCTATAAGGGATGAAAACGTATTTCAGCAATAACGGAAAAGCAAGAACTATTTAGTTTTTAGTCTTCCTATAAGGGATGGAAACTCGTCGGCATATACAATACCATTCATCCCGTCTTCAGTTTTTAGTCTTCCTATAAGGGATGGAAACTAGCTGGAGAGTTAGTTGACGTCGTAATTTTCCTTGGTTTTTAGTCTTCCTATAAGGGATGGAAACCTGTCGCCATCTTTATGCCCTCCCTTTATGCTTTTAGTTTTTAGTCTTCCTATAAGGGATGGAAACGTATTTCAGCAATAACGGAAAAGCAAGAACTATTTAGTTTTTAGTCTTCCTATAAGGGATGGAAACTCGTCGGCATATACAATACCATTCATCCCGTCTTCAGTTTTTAGTCTTCCTATAAGGGATGGAAACTAGCTGGAGAGTTAGTTGACGTCGTAATTTTCCTTGGTTTTTAGTCTTCCTATAAGGGATGGAAACCCGTCGCCATGCGCTCGGCGTGAAGCGGCACAGCGCGTTTTTAGTCTTCCTATAAGGGATGGAAACCATCGGGCCTGCGTAGGCAGTGCCGGCCACCGCATCAGTTTTTAGTCTTCCTATAAGGGATGGAAACCGATATCGGACCTTTTCGTAGCATTCCGACACGTCAGTTTTTAGTCTTCCTATAAGGGATGGAAACAGTTCTGCGCCTTCTTTCACAATGTCTTTTCTTTCTCGTTTTTAGTCTTCCTATAAGGGATGGAAACCATATTCAATAAACTCAAGCTCGTCTTCTCTTTTAACCCGTTTTTAGTCTTCCTATAAGGGATGGAAACGCAGTACAGGCTTGACAAGGCAGCCGTCCGTGATGCGCGTTTTTAGTCTTCCTATAAGGGATGGAAACGACAGGGAGATGATTATCCTGCGCCTGCCCGTCTCTGTTTTTAGTCTTCCTATAAGGGATGGAAACTGGGCAGCGAAGCCGTCAGGACTCCCGCAAGGCTCGGTTTTTAGTCTTCCTATAAGGGATGGAAACTCTTCCGGTGAAGGCAATGTAATTAATATGTCCGATGTGTTTTTAGTCTTCCTATAAGGGATGGAAACTGACGAGGAAGCGGGGCAGGACGTGATCCGCTTATAGTTTTTAGTCTTCCTATAAGGGATGGAAACAGGGTGATAGATATCCAGCCGGCGGAAGAGTAGGGCGGTTTTTAGTCTTCCTATAAGGGATGGAAACATGTAGGTTATCCTGTTGCCGTCCATGCTCACCCAGCGTTTTTAGTCTTCCTATAAGGGATGGAAACAGGATCTCAAGAGACTTATTCATGCACTCCGTGGCTTGTTTTTAGTCTTCCTATAAGGGATGGAAACAGAATATAAGCGATGACGAAGCGGAAATCGTCCTAGTTTTTAGTCTTCCTATAAGGGATGGAAACTCTTCACCTTTTACACCCTTCCTAACTTCAATCTTAGTTTTTAGTCTTCCTATAAGGGATGGAAACCAGCACTAATCATCTGTAATTGAACATCTACATGGGTTTTTAGTCTTCCTATAAGGGATGGAAACCTGATTGTAGTAAATTGTTCATCAGAACCTACCTTGGGTTTTTAGTCTTCCTATAAGGGATGGAAACAGTATAACGGTGCACAAATCCACACCGACCGTGAAAGGTTTTTAGTCTTCCTATAAGGGATGGAAACTCCTGGTTGGGCTGATGAAGATGAAGTGGAAGAGTCTGTTTTTAGTCTTCCTATAAGGGATGGAAACAATTCGTTCGGCTCTGTAATCATGAAAATATCTACCTTGTTTTTAGTCTTCCTATAAGGGATGGAAACAAAATCCGCCATGTTAAGTTCATGTATATCTTCATGTTTTTAGTCTTCCTATAAGGGATGGAAACATATCTTCCAAGAATACCCGCTGCCCGCACACGGGACGTTTTTAGTCTTCCTATAAGGGATGGAAACGAAGATTTCTGATCCAGCTCATTCAAACACCTACTTGTTTTTAGTCTTCCTATAAGGGATGGAAACCAAGGTCGGGATTTTTTAAGAGCTTTTCCGTCAAATTGTTTTTAGTCTTCCTATAAGGGATGGAAACTGTCTAATGGCCCTGCCATGCCCAACTTTCTCATTTGTTTTTAGTCTTCCTATAAGGGATGGAAACTTTGTCAAGCCCTCTATAAAAAGTTAGGTAAACCTGTTTTTAGTCTTCCTATAAGGGATGGAAACAAGTATTCAAACGTGGAACATCCATTCCTTCTTTAAACGTTTTTAGTCTTCCTATAAGGGATGGAAACTTGAACTCCTTAACATTTTAAATCTCTCCTTTCTTGTTTTTGCATTATGTTGATTTTGTACTCTATAAAAATTATTTAACAATCTATTATTTTTTGCCCTTCCTATGGCATCTCCAAAATTAAGGCACCACTTCTTTTGATTTTAAATCAGATAAACAAAGCAGCTGTTTTGTAAATGCAAAGTTGGGTTTGCCTATCTGTAAACAGTTGTTATAATATGTTTGAGCAAAAACTGTATCGAATACACAAAAGGCCATGGATAGAATTATCGTCACACCGGGTAGACAGCAGTATATTCGGCTGTGCACGTTTAATTCCGGCAAGGGTCGGCATTTGCCTGATGCGAATTTTTCTTTAAATAATATGCATGACAGCCGGGGAGGCAATGTTCGTGAAAAAGTTAGTTAAAAACGATTATGAGAATATGAGCTCGGATGCAGCTGCAATCGTGGCTGAGGCGATAAGGAAAAAACCGAATCTGGTTCTGGGCCTGGCTACCGGAGGCACACCCCTTGG is a window from the Acetomicrobium flavidum genome containing:
- the cas10 gene encoding type III-B CRISPR-associated protein Cas10/Cmr2, translated to MTDNQTDDKREFWKAKLSALFHDPLGKVLDVKNHEDKAQKIAAKLNIEYSRGPEDPIASSMDRLPLPFENPYKKAGEQIRIAPDEIEIIHPFSSKKLSDDIKSKLNNANADYVDLVSDLIDQNKGTDGIDYEKTYHAVWWNLPYLTDMAQFIPADSRIPNHSIIDHLDTTAALTPCVKGNYVEASLIAVAIGPVQELIAQARKTRDLWAGSYLLSYLIYKAIEKVGLNYGFDAIIYPYLRGIPFVKDTLEKCLGVKMGNFCTLPPMSDKVASLPNIFVAVVPTGNVDVILSECKEAVTSSWMEICNDACSEIIRQKDRAGQGSGRVQYVADFNKDSFPHQAEIFPNISAVSYPLLDPKNAVDEVKKFFTGSGAEEYQKVLDDIGKLGGYKPNKGTYYRYSYRILTSKLAAVKKIRRFKPFCDDSSLSGISQADDFGGNVKACTIFMEKDEQGDEKRDMLGALNSVKRVLATVLSKEIRYESTLDVAHKNGSDKNDYIAILLMDGDRMGEWVSGDKAPNLDVFTHSKVRDAFKASRDLNKIWDVISKLKPVQPSYHRGLSRTLSVFSSLVEAVISEYDGMLVYCGGDDVMALLPAVNALECANKIRKLYSGNEKIEIKYGNKTYHTDQEALWTKGKPIAPLMGSSATMSAGIAVAHYKSPLQFAVKLAKEAEKHAKEVLGRNAFAIKLMRRSGQMVTVGSKWGYDDVNDTAQVAVDIIKGMTDLNISHRSIYKLLCPDLPLFEEDIDKLTDYVISRSIQAKEKDKAEELGKLKENLKRFIGAVFRQHKKISSEDIKEMPDIETALKAPIDLLLTLRLMKRGDER
- the cmr4 gene encoding type III-B CRISPR module RAMP protein Cmr4, giving the protein MQDKAVYLLYAETQLHAGSGPEIGSIDLPIQRERKTRFPVIQGIKGALRSYCRISHSDQVEEIFGSEIEGSANSKPGNVAFSEAKILLFPVRNPDKLFVWVTCPLVMSRFLDALDSKNTSSSDTPDSGSCYYKEKLNRLNKLLPQLSDEKAFCLGNVSRNEKVWLEEIALDSLKNQNEKEIMADIFKSISKCAPIEYLQNKLTEDVVIVSDNLFSQIVATMTEVVPRIRLSESGTTEERALWYEEYLPQDTAMYFVARPTVYANEGILGKLNDAIDGQLINIGGKETVGKGMVWVTLFGREGDKQ
- the cmr6 gene encoding type III-B CRISPR module RAMP protein Cmr6, which translates into the protein MEPNNRRVFENHNRDERNLALELAKHLNSKLQRMTKEGDRNPFSILCNKLDYLINNLGSKMSKVCDLNFRLKGKLLVGSGNPSALEVGMTFSRNYGIPVIPNSAIKGCLAHYLKSNNHLVEYFKELFGEDIKGGENGESENIKGCLIFLDAIPISDLKFGVDIINSHFQPYYMNSDHPPNDWYNPVPVTYVTVCAGTFRFTILKDRTKSELPDTVFGELEKQLKQMLCKAGIGAKTNYGYGRFEEITNRN
- the cmr3 gene encoding type III-B CRISPR module-associated protein Cmr3 is translated as MKLWAIYFEPEDWVAFKENRRFSASDRVESRFPSPFPFYGALRTALMKNWGIKLPYGKMAQLTTEEQEIIGDAQNAGKLRLFGPFIFEYDSPDGNTFRHYFPAPKNIYRVKIGNELTYKTMPLIKVDNQDKKFLCDDDLNLNCLPWIPEFEGAEEADESYIELKDLENLHCGMTFKLSKPKISVESRFGIGIEKGIKRAARHLLYTLTFYRFNRGGFFMLTEDEETVDLICKVRIEGVFLGSKQRWAKVYMKELETAALDLSTSGENTAISLITPALLDGGIAPASGKVGQTEIVAIAGSKKVAVSGWDMVNSKPKPIYHAAGPGTVYYLKGIPSNESSLNSKLKDFGFGRFISMKWESFRGEE
- the cmr5 gene encoding type III-B CRISPR module-associated protein Cmr5, with amino-acid sequence MIHKNLEMAYKAMAMVKSVEEKRREDYLRTVRGLGSMIIGNGIAATLLFLKKKGFDEAIKHLDELIGLKADMKDFSARIFSESMTNKSLTAAEYLNAQLAAIDGASWLKRYAEIYFGGDKK